Proteins found in one Labrenzia sp. VG12 genomic segment:
- a CDS encoding ABC transporter ATP-binding protein: MTAEPALTADETPLLETRGLTRILPTVVPVTLVEDVSFTVGEAEFVAITGPSGSGKSSLLYLLGLLDRPTRGSVLIGGKETADLSSAEMAHLRLEKLGFVFQFHFLLPEFTALDNVMIPMQRLGKLSAKAQLDHATGLLADLGLEEFLHRRPEQLSGGQRQRVAVARALANSPDLILADEPTGSLDSAATEQVFESLQKIVDRERTTVVAVTHDMDLAARMERRIHLVDGRIDYDRRQ; encoded by the coding sequence ATGACAGCCGAACCCGCCCTCACGGCAGATGAAACACCGTTGCTGGAGACACGCGGGCTTACCCGCATCCTGCCCACCGTCGTACCGGTGACACTGGTCGAGGATGTCAGCTTCACGGTCGGCGAAGCCGAGTTCGTCGCCATTACCGGACCGTCCGGGTCCGGCAAGTCGTCGCTTCTCTATCTGCTGGGCCTGCTCGACCGGCCGACGCGCGGTTCTGTGCTGATCGGGGGCAAGGAGACCGCCGACCTCTCCTCCGCCGAAATGGCACATCTGCGTCTGGAGAAGCTGGGCTTCGTCTTTCAGTTTCACTTTCTGCTGCCCGAATTCACGGCGCTGGACAATGTGATGATCCCGATGCAGCGGCTCGGCAAGCTGTCCGCGAAGGCACAGCTGGACCATGCCACCGGGTTGCTCGCCGATCTCGGTCTGGAGGAGTTCCTGCACCGGCGGCCGGAACAGCTTTCGGGCGGCCAGAGGCAGCGGGTCGCCGTCGCCAGGGCGCTTGCCAATTCGCCGGACCTGATCCTGGCGGACGAGCCGACCGGCAGCCTGGATTCGGCAGCGACCGAACAGGTCTTTGAAAGCCTTCAGAAAATCGTCGACCGGGAAAGGACGACCGTGGTTGCCGTCACCCACGACATGGACCTGGCCGCACGCATGGAACGGCGCATCCACCTGGTGGACGGGCGGATCGATTATGACCGGCGGCAATGA
- a CDS encoding SlyX family protein — MADDHDARLEKLETDLAHATNTIEDLNQVVIEQGKQIDRMTRLLSNMTDQVEELMDNVLPGHQNEKPPHY; from the coding sequence ATGGCAGACGATCACGACGCCCGTCTGGAGAAGCTCGAAACAGATCTTGCCCACGCCACCAACACGATCGAGGATCTCAACCAGGTGGTCATCGAGCAGGGCAAGCAGATCGACCGGATGACGCGTCTTCTGAGCAACATGACCGACCAGGTGGAAGAGCTGATGGACAATGTCCTGCCCGGACACCAGAACGAGAAGCCACCTCACTACTAG
- a CDS encoding ABC transporter permease, which translates to MMLLLRIAATHVRNRMRQTVVSTLGVAMGVGFSVAMASLMEGSQRDFTTTLIEAIPHVEIKDDQRAPREQPASEVYDAVAYHGLRPKEDLRGIRNPTEALASLRDWVDGTMAERLSGQAVLRYSGQDLGLTLIGVVPRKELLVSQIGEDMRQGAFTDLATTSNGLVIGAKASTRLGADLGDTVTMTSANGIAKRFKIVGLFHTGVTSSDEGLAYAPLKAVQILLEKPDIINSISIHLNDIKTARQVAARAERQLGYKALSWEEANEGLLEAFFVRNVIMYTVVGAILVVAGFGIYNIVSTIVHEKAKDIAILKSLGFPERDIQRIFVLEGLVIGVLGAIAGSMLGFGLSSYLASIKFEVTTNVEMTRLPIHFSALHYVLACLLAFLSSAIAGLIPARKAARLNPVDIIRGAT; encoded by the coding sequence CTGATGCTGCTTCTGCGGATCGCGGCGACCCATGTGCGCAACCGGATGCGTCAGACCGTGGTGTCGACGCTCGGCGTTGCCATGGGCGTCGGTTTCTCGGTGGCCATGGCCAGCCTGATGGAGGGCTCGCAGCGTGATTTCACCACCACCCTGATCGAGGCGATCCCCCATGTCGAGATCAAGGACGACCAGCGCGCGCCCCGCGAACAGCCGGCAAGTGAAGTCTATGACGCCGTTGCCTATCATGGTCTCCGGCCGAAGGAAGATCTGCGCGGCATCCGAAATCCGACCGAGGCACTTGCTTCCCTGCGCGACTGGGTGGACGGAACGATGGCGGAGCGGCTGAGCGGCCAGGCCGTCCTGCGCTACAGCGGACAGGATCTCGGTCTGACACTGATCGGCGTGGTGCCGCGCAAGGAACTTCTGGTCTCGCAAATCGGCGAGGACATGCGCCAGGGAGCGTTCACGGATCTGGCAACAACGTCCAACGGCCTCGTGATTGGTGCCAAGGCCTCAACACGGCTTGGCGCCGACCTCGGCGACACCGTCACGATGACGTCGGCCAACGGCATTGCCAAGCGCTTCAAGATTGTCGGCCTGTTCCACACCGGCGTCACCTCAAGCGATGAAGGCCTGGCTTACGCCCCCTTGAAGGCCGTCCAGATCCTTCTGGAAAAACCCGACATCATCAATTCCATCTCCATCCACCTCAACGACATCAAGACGGCCAGACAGGTTGCCGCCCGCGCGGAACGCCAGCTTGGCTACAAGGCCCTCTCCTGGGAAGAGGCCAATGAAGGTCTGCTGGAAGCCTTTTTCGTGCGCAATGTGATCATGTACACCGTGGTCGGCGCGATCCTGGTCGTTGCCGGGTTCGGCATCTACAACATCGTCTCCACGATTGTGCACGAGAAGGCCAAGGACATTGCGATCCTGAAGTCGCTCGGCTTTCCGGAACGCGACATCCAGCGGATCTTCGTGCTGGAGGGACTGGTCATTGGTGTTCTGGGAGCAATCGCCGGATCAATGCTTGGCTTCGGCCTGTCGAGCTATCTCGCTTCGATCAAATTTGAGGTCACCACCAATGTGGAGATGACCCGGCTGCCGATCCACTTCTCCGCGCTTCACTATGTGCTGGCCTGCCTGCTCGCCTTTCTCTCCTCGGCCATTGCCGGCCTGATCCCGGCCCGCAAAGCCGCGCGGCTCAATCCCGTCGATATCATCAGGGGGGCAACATGA
- a CDS encoding efflux RND transporter periplasmic adaptor subunit: MRLMKYLGLVLLLAAAIAGWNWWGARPPKVEVVSPYEGKAAEVVYATAVVEPVRWAKVTSIIRERIISLCGCEGMVVAKGDELAELDSGDARATLAELEARQVLARSDRERAQQLLERRVVSQQVYDKAQSELIRVNAMIAAQSERLRDYRIVAPMDGMVLRQDGSVGEVAEPGEILFWIGQPTPLQLVAEVNEEDIPKVDQGQVALIKADAFPEGDLKATVSRITPKGDPVLKNYRVYLDLPKDTPLRIGMTAEINIVTEEKDDALLLPAAAFDGIAVQVLGPDNRVSRITLTTGIRGTRAVEVLDGLDLDSRVVFPFDAALEEGQAVQPMAGDRS, encoded by the coding sequence ATGCGTTTGATGAAATATCTGGGTCTGGTCCTGCTGCTGGCAGCGGCGATTGCCGGCTGGAACTGGTGGGGCGCGCGGCCGCCGAAGGTCGAAGTCGTGTCACCCTATGAGGGCAAGGCAGCCGAAGTTGTCTATGCGACGGCCGTGGTCGAACCCGTCCGGTGGGCCAAGGTGACCAGCATTATCCGCGAACGCATCATTTCCCTTTGCGGCTGCGAGGGCATGGTGGTTGCCAAGGGCGACGAGCTGGCCGAACTCGACAGCGGCGACGCAAGGGCGACGCTGGCGGAATTGGAAGCGCGCCAGGTCCTGGCCCGGTCGGACCGGGAACGGGCCCAGCAGCTCCTGGAACGGCGGGTGGTCAGCCAGCAGGTCTATGACAAGGCGCAGAGCGAACTCATCCGTGTCAACGCCATGATCGCCGCACAGTCGGAACGGCTCCGGGACTATCGCATCGTCGCCCCGATGGACGGCATGGTGCTGCGGCAGGACGGCTCTGTCGGCGAGGTTGCCGAACCCGGCGAGATCCTGTTCTGGATCGGACAGCCGACACCGCTTCAACTGGTCGCGGAAGTCAACGAGGAAGACATCCCGAAAGTCGATCAGGGCCAGGTGGCGCTGATCAAGGCGGACGCGTTTCCAGAAGGGGACCTCAAGGCGACCGTGTCACGGATCACGCCGAAAGGCGATCCGGTCCTGAAGAACTACCGGGTCTATCTCGACCTGCCGAAGGACACGCCGTTGCGGATCGGCATGACGGCCGAAATCAACATCGTCACCGAGGAAAAGGACGATGCGCTATTGCTGCCGGCGGCCGCCTTTGACGGCATTGCGGTGCAAGTGCTTGGCCCAGACAACCGCGTCAGCCGAATAACGCTCACCACCGGTATTCGCGGAACGCGCGCCGTCGAGGTCCTGGACGGGCTGGACCTGGACAGCCGAGTTGTCTTTCCCTTTGATGCAGCGCTCGAAGAGGGCCAGGCCGTGCAGCCAATGGCGGGGGACCGGTCCTGA
- a CDS encoding glutathione S-transferase C-terminal domain-containing protein — MTSLNDFDITRKWPAQHPERIQLYSLPTPNGIKVSAMLEETGLPYEAHKVDFATNDQMSPEFLSLNPNNKIPAIIDPNGPDGAPLPLWESGAILIYLADKSGNLIPADPDGKYQAIQWLMWQMGGLGPMTGQLGFFHKFAGKDYEDRRPFERYRDEVKRLLGVLDRQLDGKDFILGADYSIADIATWPWARNINGFYEAGEVTGYAGYSNVVRWVESCMARPASQKAIDIPPRD, encoded by the coding sequence ATGACCAGCCTGAACGACTTTGACATCACCCGAAAATGGCCCGCCCAGCACCCGGAGCGCATCCAGCTCTATTCCCTGCCGACCCCGAACGGCATCAAGGTGTCGGCCATGCTGGAGGAAACCGGCCTGCCCTATGAGGCGCACAAGGTCGATTTTGCCACCAATGATCAGATGAGCCCGGAATTCCTGTCGCTCAACCCGAACAACAAGATCCCGGCCATCATCGATCCGAACGGTCCGGACGGTGCGCCGCTGCCGCTCTGGGAATCGGGGGCCATCCTGATTTACCTGGCTGACAAGTCCGGCAATCTGATCCCGGCGGATCCGGACGGTAAGTACCAGGCGATCCAGTGGCTGATGTGGCAGATGGGCGGCCTTGGTCCCATGACCGGTCAGCTCGGGTTCTTTCACAAGTTTGCCGGGAAGGACTATGAAGACCGGCGCCCCTTCGAGCGGTACCGCGACGAGGTCAAACGGCTGCTCGGCGTGCTTGACCGGCAGCTGGACGGCAAGGACTTCATTCTCGGTGCGGACTACTCGATCGCCGATATCGCCACCTGGCCATGGGCACGCAACATCAACGGTTTTTACGAGGCGGGTGAAGTCACGGGCTATGCCGGCTATTCCAACGTGGTGCGCTGGGTGGAGAGCTGCATGGCGCGGCCGGCCAGCCAGAAAGCGATCGACATTCCGCCTCGCGACTGA